The Gloeobacter morelensis MG652769 genome contains the following window.
CCGCCTGGGCCAGGTAGTTACGGTCGAGGCTATTTTTGGCGCCGCTGTTGATGCCGTAGAAAACATCGCCCACGATCGTAGAAGCCGCCCGACGGCCTTGGATCTCCTGGCGCACAATGTCCCAATCGACGGCAATATCGAGAAGGCGATGGCTGAGACCGGCGCGGGCCGCCTGCTGCAAGAAGACGCGGGTGCCCTCGTAGTAGGGTGTCCCCAGGATGTCCGCGGGCACAGGCGCGGGCTTGAGCTGAGAGCGCACCCGCGGGTAGTAGACCCGATCAAGTTCGTCGTAGTCGATGGACCCTGGAAAGGCTTGATAGAACAGTTCGCGGCGGGGTTGGTAGAGCACGGCGTTGTAGACGAGCGATCCACCGCCCACGCCGGCACCGCGGAAAGCGGCGATACCGTTGCCGACCTTGACATCAAGGATGCCCGTGTAAACATCGATTGCCGTCGGCTCAAACAGCAGGGTTGTCGGGCTAAGCCAGGCAGCCCGTCCGTCCGGCTTGCTGTAGGTGCAAAACGTATCTTGGCTCGGCGCAATCGGCCAGCGGCGGCCGCGCTCCAGCACCAGGGTGCTAAAACCGGCCTGACCCAAGCGCAGAGCTGCTACCGCCCCGCCGAACCCGCTTCCAATCACCACGGCATCGAGCGCCGCATCGGCGCGGGCCGGTTCGATCCGCGCGCCGGCCGACGCCAGCAGAGCGGCCTGCAGCAGACGGCGGCGCTTCAAGCGCATATCAATCATTGATATTCTCGGATGGTGTTTCAAATGTCTACCGGCCAATTTTGAGGACGAGCTTGCCGGTGGTGGTCCGCTGCTCGATGCGGCGGTGGGCTTCGTCGGCCGCCTCGAGGGGCAGGACGCCGCTGATCGGAACGTGCAGTTCATCCCGGGCGATCCACTCAAGCACCCGGCGCGCGGCGTCTTTGATCTTCTCGGGCGCCTGCAGGCACACCGCCAGCAGGTTGAAGCCCTGCACCCCCTTACTCGAGAGCCACAGGCCGTTAGTCGACTGGAAAGTGTCCTCGCCGTTGCCGGCGTTGCCCAGAACGATAAGCTGACCCAGCACGCTCAACACTTCAAGGCTCTCATCGCGCAGGTTGCCGCCAACCGGATCGACGACGATCTGCACCCCGGCGCCACCCGTGGCCGCGATCACCGCCTCACGGTAGTGCTCGCGCAAAAACACGCGGTCGTAACCGTGCGCTTGGGCGTAAGCGATCTTGTCGGGGCTGCCGACGGTGCCGAGCACCTGGCCGGCTCCGAGCCGGCGGGCGACTTGGCCGAGGGCGCTGCCGAGTCCCCCGGCCGCCGCATGCACCAGCACCGCATCGCCGGGGGTAAATCGAGCGGCGGCCGACAGCACCAGATAGGCCGTGATCATGGTGCAGGGGAAGGCGGCGGCGGCGGCGAGATCGACGGGCCTTGCGAGCGTATCGAGAGCGAAGGTGAGGGCGGCGGGGGAGCGCACCACCTCCGCATAACCGCCCTGGCCGACGATGGTGAGCGCGGCGACCGGTTGGCCGACCTGCAGGTCCGTCACCCCCTCGCCGACAGCCCGAATGTGTCCTGCCACCTCGATGCCCGGTACAAAGGGCAACGGCACAGCGACGAACCCGCGCCGGAACATCAGTTCGAGATAATTGACTCCAGCGTACTCGACATCGATGGTGACTTCGCCGACTTCAGGCTGGGGGTCGGGCATCTGACAGGCGGCGAGATTCTCCGGTCCGCCGAAACTTTTGATCGCGACTGCACGCATAAACAAGACTCCATTGCTCGGATAAACGGTGGAAGCGTCGGCGATTGTCAGTCCCGGCCCCGGACAGGCGCCGGGCCAATGCGGTCGACAGAGGCTTTTTGAAAGCGGCCGGACAGCACGTCGCTGGCTGGGTCGGTCTGGATGAAAAGAATTTCCTTGCCGAGGCTCACCAGCACAAAGTTGAGCTGCCGCACCGCGCCGGAGGACGTGGTAGTCACAGACATCACCCCCGTACAGTCCGGGTTGATCGTGTACGCGATGGTGGCGGTCCGCTCGGCCACACTGCCCACCGCGTTCGCCGTCTCCGTCAAAGAGCCCCCGCCCCGCCCGTCGAAGTCGGCCGCCCCGACGCTAAGAAGCGGTGTGATTACCGCTCCGGCGCTCGGCGGGCTGACCTGTGGATTGGAGCCCCCGGCTGCAAAAGCGTATTCTCCCCGCAGGCTGCCAGGGGTGCAGCTGCCGCCCGGCCGGGTGGTGGCGGGCATCCACAGCTTTTTGAAGGTGGCGGCTACCACGGGCGAGGTCGGAACCTTCTGCACCAGCAGCACTTCGTTGCCGTAGGCGGTAACGGCAATGCTGTAGGTATTGGTCGTGCCGGTCAAGGTACTGGTGGCGATCATCTCGCCGCTGCAGTCCGGGTTGATCTGATAGGTGCCTGTAAAAGAAGTGTCGAGCGCCTCGCCGTTGACGTTCAGCTTTTCGGTCATCAAGGTGAGATTGCCCTTACCGTCGAAATGGCTAATGCCGACGCCCACCAGAGGACCAAGAAACGGAATCGGCGAGGGCGGATCGGTAGGCACGCCCGTACCGTTCACGATAAAGCCGTAGTCGCCTTGGACCGCGGTAAGGCTGCAGGCAGGTCTGGCCTGCAAGGCCCGCGGGGCAAAGCTGCCCAGTCCGAGCGCGATACTGGCCGTCAGTCCCCAGATCGAAAGACAACGCATAGTCGGTAGCCTCCTATTGATGGATATTGGGTGGAATGCTTTGCTTGGCCTGCAGGCGGGCGGGCCACAGACCGAAGGCGAGCAGCCGCGTCGGCAGTTCCCGCAGCCCGGGCAGGCGCAGCAGCCGCCGCAGCAGGGTCGGTTTGGGCGGAATGCCTTCGTTGGCGGCTGTGGCCAACAGCTGGTCCTGGATCATCGCCTGGTAGTACTGGCTAATGCGGGTGGGCAGTTCCCGGCGGCGCTGGACAGCAGCCAGGTGGCTCACCCCGACGCGCCCGCTGCGCAGAGGCCCCGCCAGGACATTGGCCGCAGCGACCGCGTCCTGGATCGCGTAACTGATGCCCACCCCACCGAAAGGCGACATCACGTGGGCCGCATCGCCAATCAGCAACAGCCCCGGGCGGTACCAGCGGCGGACGTAGCCCGATTCGACCGACAGCAGCGACGCCTGCGACCAGTCCTTGAGCAACCCCACCCGGTCGGCCAGTTCCGGCACCAGCGTCGTCACCGACCGGTGCAACCCCTCGATGCCCTGGGCGCGCAGTTTCTGGTAGGTGCCCTTGCGGATGATATAGCTGATTTGCCAGACATCGGAGCGATCGGCCTGGCCCATGACCGCCCCCTGACCGACCCGGTAGAGGACCCCCTCCGGTTCGTGGGGGTAGCGCGGCAGGCGGAACCAAAGCACGTCCACCGCCTGGGAAAATTTGACCAGATCGATGCCGGCCATCTGGCGGGTGCGGGAGGTGCGTCCGTCCGCACCGACCGTCAGGGCGCAGCGGGCCTCCTGCGGTCCGTCCGGGCCATTGAAGACCACACCGCGGATTTCGCCCTCCTCCTCGATGAGCCGCTGCACGCTGGTGGCCATGAAGACTCGGAAGTTCGCGTAGCGCTTCGCCTCGGCGACCATGAAGTTCAAAAAGTCCTTCTGGGCGACCATGGTCATGTAATTGTGGTGGGTCGGCAAGCGGCTGAAATCAGCCACCCGGGCCGCCCCCGCGGCGCTGACCATGGTGAGGGTTTTGAGCTTGCTGTGTTTGTGCTCCAAGAGGCGCTCGGTCAATCGGAGATCGTCCATCAACTCCATGACCACGGCGTGCAGCGAGTCGCCCCGAAAATCGCGGTCGAAGTCTTTTTGCGCTTCGAAGAGGATCACCGAGACCCCCTGGCGGGCCAACAGCAAAGAGAGGACGGCCCCCGCCGGTCCGCCGCCGATGATGATGCAATCCGCCTGCAAAGCGGCTTTTCCGCGTTCTGCAGCCAGGATGTTGCGGTTGTTGAATGCCATGAGAAAACCCCCCAAATATCTCTGTCTCAGGCCGCGGCCTGCCGATCGTCGATGAGCGGCAGCAAGGCCGCGAGCGAGCCGAGCCGCAGGTCGATGAGCCCCTCGTAATCGCGGTAGTCAGCCTCGTGGAAGCCCGCCGTGACGATCCAGGCCGTCTGCAGCCCGGCTAGCTTCGCGCCGCGCAGCGCGTAGGGCGAATCGTCGACCATCAGCCACCCACCCAGGTCGATGCCCAGTTCCTCGCCGACCTGCCGATAGCACAGGGGATTGGCCTTGGACAGACCGCGGGTGGAGCAAATCATGTCCCGTTCGATGCCAGGAACATGGTGCAACTGGTTAAAGGTGCCCTGGGTGGCGCTGCGCTGCGAGAGTACCTTGACTGGGATCCCCTGGCGGGCGCAGCCGGCCAGCAATGGCGCCAGCGCGTCGCCGATGCGGACTGCGGTACTGGTCTCGCGGTGCATCGCCTGCTGCACCTCGCCGATTTGACCCGGGATGGCAAAGGAGTGAAAAAACAACTCCAACAGCTCCCGGGGCGTACAGGCCGACGCCAGTTTGGCCACCGTGCGCACCGTCTGCAGCCCCACCGGCCCCTCGGCGGTGCGGCAGGCGTAGGCGTGCAGCCAGCGGATCATCAGTTCGTTGGAGTTATCTGAGATCACCCCGTCGAAATCAAGAAATAGCCCTTGGATTTTCATGGTTGTCCCTCGTCGTGACGCCATCGCAGGTCGGCTAGCCGGGCACGGCCTGGCTTTTGCGGCTGCGCAGGTGGTCGTAGCCCACCGGGTCGAAGACCCGAAACAGACAGCTCATCTCGGCCACCACCGCCTCGTTTTGCAACAGGCACAGATCGTTGTGCATCTGCAGCAGCTCACCCCGGGAGTAAACCGGATCGCGGCTGCGGGCGATCAAGAACACGGGCGCGTCCGTCTCGGCAAGCCGCAGGAAGCGGGCCTGGATCTCGTCGAGGATGAAAGCCTTGCCCATCGCCACACCGTGGTAGATGTGCGAAAGCGCCGTCACCAGCTGGCGGGCGGCTTCGATGAGATAGAGCCCCGGGACGTGGTCTTTGGGGTGTTCGTAGAAGAACGGATGCGCCAGATCCTGCACCATCTCGGCCAGCACCGTGTTTTCGTCCACCCGGCTCAAGCGCGCCAACAGCACGTTGTGGTCGTAGTCTTTATGGACCAGCTGCCGATCGATGCGCGCGATCCGCCGCGGATCGAACTCCTGCTGCCAGGCACGAAACCAAGGCATGCCCACGGCCGGGTCCAACAGCGGCAGGACAGCGGCGGCGGGAGCTTCGGCGGCCGGGGTTTGCTCCGCCAGAAACTCCGCCAGGTGCCCGAGGCCCGTGTTGTTAAAAAACAGGTTGATCGGAATATTGATCTGCAAGTCCTCCAGCACGCGCGAGCGCAGTTCTACCGCCATCAACGAATCGAGGCCCAACTGGGTGAGCGGCTGCTGCGGATCTACGGCGTTCATCGGCTGGCGCAGCACCGCGGCCAGCTTCTCGCGCAGATAACCCCCCAGGTGCACCAGGCGCTCGGCGGGCGAAGCGGCAAGCAGCGCGTCGCGCGGTGAAACTCCCGCGGATAGGTTCGCCACGCCAGGCAGATGGCCGTTGCCTGGCGTGGCGAACCCACCCGCAGCATGGCCGTTGCTCGCCTGTGTACCGTTGGTGCTTTCAAGCCAGAAGCGCTGCCATTGCCAGGGGTACGCGGGCAGGGGTACGAAGGGCAGCGGTTCCTGGGGGTACAGTAGCCGCCAATCCACGCGGCAACCCAGGGTGTACAGTTGTCCGAGGCTTGCGAGCATCGTGGCCCGCTCATCCTCGTAGCGCCGCAGCGAAGGCAGGCAGGCGCCCTGCTTCTGGCGGCGCTCCAGGCATTCGGCCAGGGCGGAGGCCAGGGCCGGGTGCGGACCGATTTCGACAAAAATGTGGTGGCCGCTCTGGATCAGCGCGTCGACCGCATCGGCAAACTGGACAGCTTCGCGCAGATTGCGGCCCCAGTATTCGGCGTCGAGGTCGCTGCCAGGGCAGATCTGGCCGGTGACCGTCGAGTAGAAGGGAATTTGCCCGGCCCGCGGCTTGAGATCGTGGAGGTGGCCGACCAGTTCCGGGCGCATCGGTTCCATTTGCGGGCAGTGGAAGGCGTAGTTGACCGGCAGCATTTTGGTGGTGACGCCCCGTTGCTGAAGCCCTTCGAGGACAGCCGCCAGGGCGTCGGCCTCGCCGGAGAGGACCGTGGTGGTGGGGCTGTTGAGGGCGGCGACGGCGAGCCGGCCCGCGTACTCGGCGATGAGCGGTTCCACCTCGGCGCGGCCCAGCCAGACGGCGGCCATCCGGCCTGCCCCGGTGGCACGCTGCATCAGTTGCGCCCGGCGAAAGACCAGCTGCAAGGCGTCCGGCAGATTCAAAGCGCCGGCCACGTAGGCGGCGGCCACTTCACCGACGCTGTGGCCGACCACCGCATCGGGGGTGACGCCCCACGAACGCCAGAGGGCGGTGAGCGCCACCTGCAGGGCAAACAGCACCGGCTGGGCAATCTCCGTTTCCTGCAGGCGCGAGTCGGTCTTCTCGGCGAGCAATTCCTGCACCAGCGACCAGTCGGCGTAGCGGCCCATCAGGCGGTCGCACTCGCCGAATACTTGCCGAAACACCGCCTCGCGCTGCCAGAGTTGCCGTCCCATCGCCCACCACTGCGGTCCCTGGCCGGTAAAGACAAAGGCAACCTTCAGCGAACGGCTGGGCACCTTGCGCCCCTGGCTGCCGCCGGGGGGGGTGACGCCCTGCAGCCAGGTTTCCAGTTGCTCGGCCAGTTCCGTCTGCGAGCGGGCGACCAGGCAGAGGCGATGGTTGTGGTGGGTGCGCCGCACACCGGCGCTGTAGCACCATTCGGCCAGGGAGTGGGCATCCGGCTTGTCCGCCAACTGCCCGCGCAAGGCTTCGGCCAGATCCCGCAGGGCCTCGGCGCTGCGGGCGGACAGGGGCAACACCTGGGGGCTGTCGTCCGCGGGCCGGTTTTCAAGGCCGCCCACCGGTGCCTCCTGCAGGACGACGTGGGCGTTGGTGCCGCCAAAGCCGAAGGAACTCACCCCCGCTCTCGCTGGTCCCTCCCGCCGCGGCCAGGGTTCGAGGTGCTCCTGCACCCTGAGGGGCAGTTGCTCGAAAGGAATGTGGGGGTTGGCCGCTTCGAAGTGCAAATTGGGCGGGATGAGCCGGTGTCGGAGGGCCAGCACCACCTTGATAAGACCGGCGATGCCCGCCGCCGCTTCGAGGTGGCCGATGTTGGTCTTCGCTGAGCCGATGCGGCAGGGTCGGTCCGCGGGACGGCCTTCGGCGAGCACCGCACCGAGGGCGAGCGCTTCGATCGGATCGCCTAGGGGGGTGCCGGTGCCGTGGGCCTCGACATAATCGATCTCGCCGGCGCGGATGCCGGCGTCCGCCAGGGCTGCGCGGATGACGGCCTGCTGGGCGTAGCCGTTGGGGGCGGTGAGGCCGTTGCTGCGACCGTCCTGGTTGGTGGCGGTGCCGCGGATGACGGCCAAAATCGGGTCACCGTCGCCCAGGGCGCGCGTCAGGGACTTGAGGACGACCACACCGCAACCTTCGCCGCGCACGTAGCCGTTCGCCCGGCTGTCGAAGGTTCGGCAGCGGCCGTCGGGGGAGAGCATGTGGGCCTTGGCCAGCGATATGCTCAGCTCCGGGGTGAGCATCAACTGGACACCGGCGGCCACCGCCAGGGTGCACTCGCCCCGGCGCAGGCTCTGGCAGGCCAGGTGCACCGCCACCAGCGACGAGGAACAGGCCGTATCGACCGCCAGGCTCGGACCGCGCAGATCGAGCAGGTAGGAAAGACGGTTGGCGGCGATGCAGTAGATGCCGCCGGTGCTCGCGTAGGCGTCGATGTCGTCGGGCTGGTTGAGATTGAGCCGGTAGTAATCGCTGTTGCAGATGCCCACAAAGACGCCGGTCTGGCTACCCGCCAGCTGCTCGAGCGGTTGACCGGCGCTTTCGAGCGCTTCGTAGGCCACCTCCAATAGCAGCCGCTGCTGGGGGTCCATGTACTGGGCTTCCCGGGCCGAGATGCCAAAAAACTGGTTGTCAAAGCGCTCGACCCCGCCCAAGAAACCGCCCCAGCGGGTGTTCATCGTCCGGGGGGCGATCGCTTGCGGGTCGTAGAAAGCATCGACGTCCCAGCGCTCGGCGGGCACCTCGGCGATCGCATCGACGCCGTCGCGCAACAGCCGCCAATACTCCGCAGGATTCGCAGCACCGGGAAAACGGCAGCCCAGGCCCACAATCGCTATCGCTTCCATCGCGGCTCTCCTTGATCAGGCTTCGGTTGGGCGGGGCTGGAAGCTTCCTCGGCGATCCGGTGGCTGAAGGACACCAGCGTCGGATAGTTCCAGAACAGCGTCGGCGACAGATGCAGATGGAGCCACTCCTCCAGTTGGGCCAGCAAAATCAGCGCCTGGGCCGAGCTGAGGCCATGGCTGGAGAAGGTTTCCTCCGGGTCGATCTCTTCGGTGGAGATTTTCAGCCGTTCGCTCAGTTTGACCTTCAGCCACTCCTGGATGAGGGCGGCGCCGACGATCGGCTTGAGGCTGGACTGGGAAGACATCGGGCTCATCGGTGTACCTCTAAAACACGACTGGGTTGGACGGGGCCGGCGACGGGCCGGTACTGGGTCCAGGCAGCAGGAAAATGCAGGCCCTGCAGGCGCATCCCTTCGAGGCGCTGCAGCAAAGCCGCTCCGCGCATCAGGTGCCAGGCCACATCCAGGACGCTGCGGTTGGCGGGTTCGGCGAGGTAGGTGTTTTTGACCCAATGGTTGAATGCACCCATCGCCGGACCGCACCAGATCTGGTAATCCGCCTCACGGCCCGGTTCACCGGCGTTGGACCAGCGCGAAGATAGACCCAGATACCAGCGAAAAACCAGCGCCATCTTGCGCTTGGGGTTGTCCGTGGCCCGCTGGATCTGCTCGGGATCGCGGCTGGCGAAATAGGCGACGGTGTCCCGCCAGATCGCCTCTAAAGGCCGGCGGAAAATTTGCTTTTCGAGCTTTTCGCGCTCGGGGCCAGGGATAGCCTCCAGCGACTCGCAGGTTCTGTACAGTTCAAAAAGCTTCTGGGCGCGGCTGGCGAACAGGGTGCCCCGCTTGAGCACCTGCAGCTTGACGCCCAGTTCGAACATGTCGGCGGCTGGGGCCATCGCCACATCGGCCAGATCGGCCTGGGCCAGCAGTTGCTTGGTGTGGCGGGAGGCCCCGGCTTCGATGCACGCCTGGTTGACCGAACCGGTGACCACGTAGGCGGCCCCCATCGCCAAGGCAGCCTGGACCGCGTGGGGGGTGCCGATCCCGCCGGCGGCACCCACCCGCACCGGCCGGGAGTAACCAAAGCGCTCCTGGATCTCGTCGCGCAGGGCGATGATGGCCGGCAGCAGGCAGACCAGCGGCCGGTTGTCGGTATGACCGCCCGAATCCGCTTCGACGGTGAGGTCGTCGCACATCGGCACCTGCTCGGCCAGTCGGGCCTGCAGTTCGCTGATCTGGCCGCTTTCGACCAGTTGTCTGAGCACAGGGTGGGGAGCGGGCTGCAAAAAGCGCGTCGCCACTTCCGGGCGGGACACCTTGGCGATGATCTTGTGGCCGATCACGATCTCGTCGCCCCGGTGGCTCAACCCGGCCGCCCGATAGCGGACGATGCTCGGGGTGAGATCCATGAACGCCGAGGCTTCGACGGTCGTCACGCCGTATTTGAGATAGAGATCGACCGCCCCCCGCTCGATCGCCGCTTCGCTGGGGCTGTGGATCAAGTTGAAGGCGTAGGGTCCCGTCGGCAGCGCCTGCTGGAGCCGCTGGATCGCCGCTTCGATGCGCTCAGGCACGAGCCCAGCCGCCCCGAACGACCCGAGCAATCGCTCGCGGCCGAGGGCAATCACCATCTCCTCCGAAGCGATGCCGTTGGCCATCGCCCCGGTGGCATAGGCATACTTGACCCCGTGATCGGCCCGGAAACGATCGTCTCCGAGTTGCTCGGGCAACAGCGGCGGCGCCTTCAAGAGCAGTTGGGCCGTGGCGGTCCTGCCGCGCCCGGTGGGAGCGGGGCCGCCGCTTTGGGCCATGCCGATGCGCTCGTCGATTTTGACGACGTACAGCGGCCGGTCCCCATCGAGCGCCAGCGCCCGCATAGCCTCTTCGTCGAAGGCGACCGACTCCAGCGGACCTTCCCAGAACTGGTAGGGATTGAAGCAGGAGCCCAAGTATTCGAGACGGTTGGATGGTGGCACGGTGCGCCTCCTTGGAGAAATAGAACAGGTGTTCGTCAGGCTGCCCATCAGCGGTCGGGGCCGGGGCCAGGTGCAACCAGCCGGCTCGCCAGCGCGATTTGCCATTGCACCAGGGCGCCAATTTGCTGAAGACCCTCCTGCCGCGCCTGCAGATGGCTGCTGTGGGCTTCAGAGAGCAAGAGCGCGTGCTCAAGCCGGGGCCGGAGGAACGGAGCAGGCACCGGCGCCGGCACGGGCGCGGCCGGGGTCGCCTGAAGCGGTTGGGCCGACGGCGCTACCCCAAACAGCGGCGCAAGATCCAGCGCCACCCGGTGGCTGACCAACCTGGCCAGCAGTTGTACCAGGCCGGTGTGATCGTCGGTGCCCCGCTTGTTGATGGACACGGCCAGATGGGCGCGCTCGCCGAGGGTCTCTGTGATCCAGCGCGAGCAGGTACTGGCCGGGCCGAGTTCGACAAAGATCCTGGCCCCGTCGGTGTAGGTCTGCTCGATTAACCGGCGAAAGTCCACCGGCCTGCAGATGCCTCCGGCGACCGCCGGGGCGACCGCCTCCGGGGTGAGGGCGACAGGCGTGTACCCCGACGCACCGCAATAAAACGCGACGCCGGGTACGGGGTGAACCGGCTGGTCGCTCAGACGCAACAGCTCCGGATAAGCGGACTGCATGGCCGGGCAGTGCAGGACGTGGCTGGCCGGGGCGCGAAAACATTCGCAACCCACAGCGGCAATCACCCTGCGGCAAGCCTCTTCCTCGCCGGCAATCACCACCTCCTCGGGGGTATTGACGTGGGTGAGGAAGACGCGCTCTTCGGTTTTGAGCCGCTCGCGCACCCGCTCGGGAGGGGCCATCAGCACATAGGTTCCCCAGCGCACCGCGCCCATGCCATCGCCCCAGAAATTTTCCAGCACCTGCATCGGTCCCGAAAGCACGGTGCGAAACAGCGGCGAAGTGCGCAGGGCGGCGTAGCTGTCCCACCGCTGCCAGGCGCCCAGCGCGTAGAACATGCTCGTCTCCCCCAGGCTGTAGCCGAAGGCGGCCCGGGGTTCGATGCCGAAATACCCGCGCAAAATGGCGGTGTGCAGTACCGCAAAACCGACCCCAGATTCGATCATCGCCACCGGATCTTCCGCCAACTGGGCTTCGAATACCTCCAACTGGCGTCGGCAGAGGCGTTCCAGGCTGCGCGGATAGAGCTGCGCTTCTCTGAGCAACAGACCCGGGTCGTCGGTCAGCCGCTCCAGCGAGCGGTGGCAGTCCGGAAACAGCGGCAGCAGGTCGCGGCCGAGACCCAGGTAGGAGTTGAAAGCGCCGGGGTACACAAAGGCAATGCCCGCCTGCGCCCCGAGGGGCGCGGGGGTGAAGTAGCTGCCCAGCGGCGTCTTCCAATCCCGATTCCCGGCGCGGGCTTCGGGAATACCTTTGCAGGCGCGCTGGATCTCGCGCAGCATTTCGTCCCGGTTGCGCCCGACCAGGGCCAGTACGTAGGGCCTGGAAGGCTGCTCGGCAAACGCCGCAAAGTACCGCCGGGCCATCGCCGCGAGGTCCTCCACCGTTTCGAGCTCACTTTGTACGGCCTGCAGCCGGGCCTCGAACTCCCCCGGGTCCTGCCCCACCAGCAGCAGCAGTTGCAAAGGCATCCGCGCGAGCAGCGGGCTGATGCGCGGCGGCACACCCGGCGCCTCCGCCAGGATGAGGTGGGCGGCCGTTCCGGCTTCGTTTACCTGCAGCCCCGCCCGCCGCGGCCGGTCGATGCGGCTGAGCCACGGCCTCGATTCAGGTAGCGTATAGAATCCGCTATCCTGCCAATCGGCCAGTTGTTCCGGCGCAGGCCACGCCGGGCTGGCGGGCAAAAAGCGGTAGTAAATTGCCAGGGCGGTCTGGATCAGGCTGCTGATCCCGGAGCGCAGGCCACCGTCTTGGCCGCCTCCCAAAGCGTAATGCAAAGGGGAGTCGGCACCTCCGAAAACCTGAGCGAAACCCGCGCCCATCTTGCCGCTGATTTCAGGTAAAACCACCGCCAGATAGTCGATAGCCTCGGGCAGGAGGCCCGCCGACATCAAGGCTTGCCGGCAGGCGGCCACGGCGGCTTGCTCCTCCGGCTCAGCGCCTGCCGGCTGGGGCACCAGGGCGATCGCTTCGAGGACAGCATAGATGCGATCTCGATCGCCAAGGGCCGCAGCCAGGGTCTTCAAGACGACCGCAGCGCTCACAGCGGCAGCGCCGCCGTCCGGGTCGAGCCCTCTGCCTTCACCGATGACCACGGCCTCGACCTGCCCGTCCGTCAGCAACTGGCGGGCCGTTTCGAGGGTTTTGAACGCCGAGGTCTCTTCAGTAATGGTGCAGATGGGACCGACCGAATGGCCGCAGCGGGCAAAGTACTCAGCCATGAAACGAGTACGGATCTCCGGCCCGGCCGGAACCTGCCCGGCGTCCACCGTGAGCAGAACGGCGACGGCTTCCGGTCGCTCGCAAAGCCCGGCATCGTTCAGCGCTCCGAAAACGATGTCCAAACCCGGGCGGCGGCGTTGCGGGGTCTTAGGCGCTGCCGACTTGTGGTCATGCCCGAGGTAGGTGTCGTGGGCAAAGGCGTCCAGGCCCCCCTCGATGTCCATGCCGACCATGGCCAGAGACAGGTGCGTTTGTGTTTCCATCGATTGCACATCCTGGCGATTCAAAATTCCTGGGACAGCGGACGCACCAGCAACTCGCAAACGTTCATCCGCAGCGGTTGGCTCAGCGCGTACAAAATGGCGTTGGCAATGTCCTGCGCCTGCAGCATCCGGGCATCGGGCCCGAAGAACGAGCCTTCTGAAGTAAGCGCTTGTTTGATCTCGGGGTCTTTGACCGAGTTGATGAGTTCGGTATCGACAGCACCCGGCTGGATGTCGGTGACGCGAATGTCGTAACTGAGCACTTCCTTGCGCAGCGCGTCCGAGATGGCGCGCACCGCGAATTTGCTCGCACAGTAGACCGCTCCCCCCGGGAAGGTCAATTGCCCGGCGACCGAGCCGATATTAACGATGTGGCCGTGCCGGCGGGCGATCATGCCGGGCAGCACGGCGTGGGTGACGTAGAGAAGTCCTTTGATGTTGATGTCGACGATCGCGTCCCATTCGTCGACCCGGCCTTTGAGCAGGGGCGAAAGCGGCATCAGCCCGGCGTTGTTGACGAGAATATCCACTCCGCCACTGCCTTCAAGCTCGCGACCGAGGGTTTGCACGGCGGCCCGGTCCGCCACGTTCAGTTCCCGGACCATCGCTTTACCCCCTGTCTGGCGGATTTTAGCGGCCAGGCTTTCGAGCCTATCGAGCCGCCGGGCGGAGAGTACCACTTCGGCCCCCC
Protein-coding sequences here:
- a CDS encoding FAD-dependent oxidoreductase; protein product: MAFNNRNILAAERGKAALQADCIIIGGGPAGAVLSLLLARQGVSVILFEAQKDFDRDFRGDSLHAVVMELMDDLRLTERLLEHKHSKLKTLTMVSAAGAARVADFSRLPTHHNYMTMVAQKDFLNFMVAEAKRYANFRVFMATSVQRLIEEEGEIRGVVFNGPDGPQEARCALTVGADGRTSRTRQMAGIDLVKFSQAVDVLWFRLPRYPHEPEGVLYRVGQGAVMGQADRSDVWQISYIIRKGTYQKLRAQGIEGLHRSVTTLVPELADRVGLLKDWSQASLLSVESGYVRRWYRPGLLLIGDAAHVMSPFGGVGISYAIQDAVAAANVLAGPLRSGRVGVSHLAAVQRRRELPTRISQYYQAMIQDQLLATAANEGIPPKPTLLRRLLRLPGLRELPTRLLAFGLWPARLQAKQSIPPNIHQ
- a CDS encoding quinone oxidoreductase family protein, whose product is MRAVAIKSFGGPENLAACQMPDPQPEVGEVTIDVEYAGVNYLELMFRRGFVAVPLPFVPGIEVAGHIRAVGEGVTDLQVGQPVAALTIVGQGGYAEVVRSPAALTFALDTLARPVDLAAAAAFPCTMITAYLVLSAAARFTPGDAVLVHAAAGGLGSALGQVARRLGAGQVLGTVGSPDKIAYAQAHGYDRVFLREHYREAVIAATGGAGVQIVVDPVGGNLRDESLEVLSVLGQLIVLGNAGNGEDTFQSTNGLWLSSKGVQGFNLLAVCLQAPEKIKDAARRVLEWIARDELHVPISGVLPLEAADEAHRRIEQRTTTGKLVLKIGR
- a CDS encoding type I polyketide synthase, whose amino-acid sequence is MEAIAIVGLGCRFPGAANPAEYWRLLRDGVDAIAEVPAERWDVDAFYDPQAIAPRTMNTRWGGFLGGVERFDNQFFGISAREAQYMDPQQRLLLEVAYEALESAGQPLEQLAGSQTGVFVGICNSDYYRLNLNQPDDIDAYASTGGIYCIAANRLSYLLDLRGPSLAVDTACSSSLVAVHLACQSLRRGECTLAVAAGVQLMLTPELSISLAKAHMLSPDGRCRTFDSRANGYVRGEGCGVVVLKSLTRALGDGDPILAVIRGTATNQDGRSNGLTAPNGYAQQAVIRAALADAGIRAGEIDYVEAHGTGTPLGDPIEALALGAVLAEGRPADRPCRIGSAKTNIGHLEAAAGIAGLIKVVLALRHRLIPPNLHFEAANPHIPFEQLPLRVQEHLEPWPRREGPARAGVSSFGFGGTNAHVVLQEAPVGGLENRPADDSPQVLPLSARSAEALRDLAEALRGQLADKPDAHSLAEWCYSAGVRRTHHNHRLCLVARSQTELAEQLETWLQGVTPPGGSQGRKVPSRSLKVAFVFTGQGPQWWAMGRQLWQREAVFRQVFGECDRLMGRYADWSLVQELLAEKTDSRLQETEIAQPVLFALQVALTALWRSWGVTPDAVVGHSVGEVAAAYVAGALNLPDALQLVFRRAQLMQRATGAGRMAAVWLGRAEVEPLIAEYAGRLAVAALNSPTTTVLSGEADALAAVLEGLQQRGVTTKMLPVNYAFHCPQMEPMRPELVGHLHDLKPRAGQIPFYSTVTGQICPGSDLDAEYWGRNLREAVQFADAVDALIQSGHHIFVEIGPHPALASALAECLERRQKQGACLPSLRRYEDERATMLASLGQLYTLGCRVDWRLLYPQEPLPFVPLPAYPWQWQRFWLESTNGTQASNGHAAGGFATPGNGHLPGVANLSAGVSPRDALLAASPAERLVHLGGYLREKLAAVLRQPMNAVDPQQPLTQLGLDSLMAVELRSRVLEDLQINIPINLFFNNTGLGHLAEFLAEQTPAAEAPAAAVLPLLDPAVGMPWFRAWQQEFDPRRIARIDRQLVHKDYDHNVLLARLSRVDENTVLAEMVQDLAHPFFYEHPKDHVPGLYLIEAARQLVTALSHIYHGVAMGKAFILDEIQARFLRLAETDAPVFLIARSRDPVYSRGELLQMHNDLCLLQNEAVVAEMSCLFRVFDPVGYDHLRSRKSQAVPG
- a CDS encoding HAD family hydrolase; its protein translation is MKIQGLFLDFDGVISDNSNELMIRWLHAYACRTAEGPVGLQTVRTVAKLASACTPRELLELFFHSFAIPGQIGEVQQAMHRETSTAVRIGDALAPLLAGCARQGIPVKVLSQRSATQGTFNQLHHVPGIERDMICSTRGLSKANPLCYRQVGEELGIDLGGWLMVDDSPYALRGAKLAGLQTAWIVTAGFHEADYRDYEGLIDLRLGSLAALLPLIDDRQAAA